A region from the Musa acuminata AAA Group cultivar baxijiao chromosome BXJ1-10, Cavendish_Baxijiao_AAA, whole genome shotgun sequence genome encodes:
- the LOC135595245 gene encoding RNA-binding protein P-like, with translation MAKKRKPPVQIPEPSSSEEEEAEEEVEEVEVVEEVEEEGSEEEEEEEEEEEEEVEEEDEAQDQEEEKKAKSEEKEEQVEVEEADVLDRESIRKLLEPFGKDQLIELLKEAALRNPSLLSQIASAADSDPVHRKIFVHGLGWDATTEVLAAAFTTYGVIDECKVVTDRATGRCKGYGFVLFRTRAAAQRALLEPQKKIGNRMTSCQLASFGPPGAQGPAPEVTGRKIFVSNIGEHVNPERLRAFFAKFGEIEEGPLGYDKTTGKLRGFAIFVYKTVEGCRKALEEPKKFFEGCELSCQRAVEGLKPKNQAIGGANVPAMLQPNDLALTYASQSLMGLNPVAGLVGQSLNPAVGLLGQNVGVGVLNQGPVAQGMSPSLSRSGMTPPPYGVGLGGVGGGGTGVNSISPSVIGSYQSQVALQGLGAYQNSYLSSSTGVRSKSDIGSLGNGLPPYFGR, from the coding sequence ATGGCGAAAAAGCGAAAGCCACCTGTCCAAATCCCCGAACCCTCCTCgtcggaggaagaggaggcggaaGAAGAAGTCGAAGAGGTGGAGGTGGtggaagaagtagaagaagaaggatccgaagaggaggaggaggaggaggaagaggaagaagaagaagtcgaagaagaagacgaagcccAAGaccaagaagaagagaagaaggcgAAATCTGAGGAAAAGGAGGAACAGGTAGAAGTAGAAGAAGCCGATGTCTTGGACCGTGAGTCAATACGCAAGCTCCTGGAGCCCTTCGGCAAGGACCAGCTGATCGAACTCCTCAAGGAGGCCGCGCTCCGTAACCCCTCTCTCCTCTCCCAGATCGCCTCTGCGGCCGACTCCGACCCCGTCCACCGGAAGATCTTTGTCCACGGCCTCGGTTGGGATGCCACCACCGAGGTCCTCGCCGCCGCCTTCACCACCTACGGCGTCATTGACGAGTGCAAGGTGGTCACGGATCGCGCCACTGGCCGCTGCAAGGGCTACGGCTTCGTCCTCTTTCGCACGCGTGCTGCGGCCCAGAGAGCCCTCCTGGAGCCTCAGAAGAAGATCGGCAACCGCATGACCTCCTGCCAGCTGGCATCCTTTGGCCCTCCCGGCGCCCAGGGCCCTGCCCCCGAGGTTACCGGCCGCAAGATCTTCGTCAGCAACATTGGGGAGCACGTGAACCCCGAGCGGCTGCGTGCCTTCTTTGCCAAGTTTGGGGAAATCGAGGAAGGTCCGCTGGGGTACGACAAGACCACGGGGAAGCTGCGGGGTTTTGCCATCTTCGTCTACAAGACGGTCGAGGGGTGCAGGAAGGCCCTGGAGGAGCCGAAGAAGTTCTTCGAGGGCTGTGAGCTGAGCTGCCAGAGGGCGGTCGAGGGGCTTAAGCCGAAAAATCAGGCAATTGGGGGTGCCAATGTGCCGGCGATGTTGCAGCCAAACGATTTAGCGCTGACCTATGCTTCACAATCTTTAATGGGTCTCAATCCGGTGGCTGGTTTAGTTGGGCAGAGTTTAAACCCTGCAGTGGGGTTGTTGGGGCAGAATGTTGGGGTTGGAGTGCTGAACCAGGGTCCGGTGGCTCAAGGGATGTCACCATCTCTGAGTAGGAGTGGGATGACTCCTCCACCTTATGGAGTCGGATTAGGAGGGGTTGGTGGAGGTGGGACAGGGGTGAATAGTATCAGTCCCAGTGTAATTGGGAGCTATCAATCGCAGGTAGCTTTGCAAGGATTGGGGGCTTATCAGAACAGTTACTTGTCTTCATCAACAGGGGTAAGGTCAAAGTCTGATATTGGATCACTTGGTAATGGCTTGCCACC